Part of the Oncorhynchus masou masou isolate Uvic2021 chromosome 18, UVic_Omas_1.1, whole genome shotgun sequence genome, CTGTCATCCATTCAGTTGGCTTCTTCCACACTAGTAGGGGGTACGTACTGTATACACAGATCTCAACAGGTCAGTTAAACAAGTGGTGACttttaaaatatgttttaaaGCCTGCGCTTTAAACACATACTTATCTGTTGTTGTATGGACGGTGTAAAGTGTTGTAACAGGAAGGACCTGCAAGTGGTAACAGGCATGACATGGATACAATGGATATGCCACAATAGCCCATTGTATTGTTTGCTGTCTTGGGGTGGGTGGAATAAAAGAAAATGAAAAATAGCCACAACAAAGACCCTGAGCATGCTATGAATGAAGTGTTAAAGGGAGAAAGGAAGGGCGAGGGGCGGTTCAATAGTCCCAAAGGCTGCAATAGAGTTTGGTCCAtattgtgtgtgttgtcagtgtgacACTGACACCAAAGTAAGGCCTGAATGTTGTGCTCGAATTCACCTAATTCCAAGACTCCCTGTGCCTATTTTGGAGTGCCAGAAAGGCGATACCCTGAGCACCCCCttgctcctccctctctctctcttacgttcCTCAGCTCCCTCTTTTCTTGCCAAACTTGATGGTGCAGCTAAAGTTAGCCCCATTGAGCTAGTATATAAGGCAAGGTGCCAACACAAACATGTCAGTCACATCAACTTGGCATAGACTTCTCTTCTTGACCAACCAAAACCCCCACAAACTCTGAAGAGATGGTGAGTGTTTTTGCTTTCCTCTCAATGGAGAACAGTTTCTAGGGTCTAGGATTGTCTTTGATAAACTGACAGCTTAAAGCATAATTGATAGTAGGATACCAATGCAAAACTGGATAATGGCAATGAAATGGACTCTGAACTACATTTTAAAGGCTTCTAGAACAGTTTCACAAACTGGTTCGGGACCTATTGGTGGAAGCTGGTTCCTCCCTGGGCAAAAGAGCAAAGACCAAGTCTTGTGGCTTTTATACTCGTGTTTTGTTGAAATGCCGCATCAAAAGGAAATACTTAAAGGATGTTTGGGGACCACTGCTCAGGAGGCCTCTAAGATATTACAGAATCTTAGCCAATTTTGACGCTACAATTGAACAGACCGAGTGCCTTTTATGCAACTCACCTTTTTTTGAAAGCCATATGCTGATAAAGTGTGATTTGAATTGGTACAACTTATTCAGACAAGCTAAAAGCACCCAGGCATCGAAATCTGAAGCAAAGCTAAGCATCACtcccatgttttttttttaaatttaatttgacctttatttaactaggcaagtcagttacgaacaaattcttattttcaatgacggcctaggaacttgTGACTCATTGAAAGGCGGTTAACAGCTAAAATAGCAGAAGGACACAGATCATCCCTAGAGGTCAATGACAATACCTAGTAAATTCCTAGAGGGGCTACTTCTGGCACAACTGATGTCACTGACAATGACAAGGAATCATTCTAAAAAAATATCTTAGGGATTTCCTCTTGCTACTGTGGAGGTTTTAGACCTTTTGGCCTAAAATGAGCCAGAGTGGCATGGATGGCCCAAACAGGCCGTTACAGTAAAATGTTGGTTGTGTTAAGTTACATGTCTTGGTCATCGTTTACCCCCAGGCACCCAAGAAAGCCAAGAAGAGACAGCAGCAGGGAGAGGGTGGATCCTCCAATGTGTTCTCCATGTTTGAGCAGAGCCAGATTCAGGAGTACAAGGAGGTGaggtttttttttttgggggggggggcacacttAAACTATTTTCACTGGATATCAATGCTTGGTCAAGTAGTTGTAATAGGTCAGCCGACATAGTTCTTGGGATACATGCCATTGTAACATCTCCACGCATCACATTGTGATCCCATTGAAAGAGGGTTGCAAAAGCCCAAAATAGACAAACAACCCAATGACTTTGTAATAGGTAAGACAAGGACATCCTAAGGCAGGTGGCGTCCTCATTGGTGGCGTTCACATTTTACTGTATCTATCACTGTGGGCGTGATGGAAGTGATAGCTGTCATagagctggacagacagacttGATTCGATAAAGTTTTTTGCTCCATTtgactattttttttaaatgtatttgagcCGCCAGCAGGAGACAGACGACAGCGGTCACTTGGGACAGGTCACTACCCAGCAAACCGGGAACATttcccagaacattagctaagaGACCCATTAAGTTCTAGTTAGGGTTTTATCTTACATTAGGATGACAACATCCTGTTTttcagattttttaaattttttatatatatatctatatcattggaatgttctcctaacattcactaaaatgttgtgcacaacttctgtaacaaccaccacagaacattcccTAAATGTTCTCTATTAGGTTTCCAGGTAATTTAATATAATCTACCTGTAAAGAATGAAATGTGTTCAGACAAAGGTTTTATAAAGACATTGTATAATCATCAACACGACTGGACAGTTTTTGTATTTGGAGAAcatgttctgggaactttcacagaaccaattttggCTTGCTGGGTAGTCCTCCCCAGCACCCCCTCTACGAACCTGTCCCTGTGACACCTACGAGTTGTTAAAATCATGTGGGAATGTTCACATTGGAAGTGCTCTCAGTATTTAGGAGAGCACAACCTAATCAGCGAGGGAGACAAATTACAATAATTTGGGAAACTGATAACaatttgtatgatttttaagggGTAAAATGGAAGTGTGTCAGAGTCTTTGGGTATATCCCTGTCTTTGTGTGATTGACTTGGCCAATTGGAGACAGGTGCGGATAAGAAAAAAGAACAGGGGTTGGGGGCAGAGGGATTAATCTGGGAAGGGGCGAGGGGGGTAAGGGGAGGTGTGTTAGTGGTGTAATCAATACTGATTCCTTAAATGTCTCTAGGCTTGTCTGATGTCCCGACACCATTTTAACACCTTAAAAAGACAAGTGGTTGGACAGCTGCCAAGTCCACTGTGCTCTATATCCTACTTGGGTTTCACTGAGTTGCACATGCAGCTATGTGAGGAGAGAGACCTTTTCACATTTATCTTGATGGACTATCTTGGGGAAAATCTTGTGAATTGTGATGTAAATATTCCCGCAACTCAAATTTCACAATGCAGTGCACCCTCATTTTGTTCCTTACACAATGTCTATTATCATCGACTAGTCTAATGAATTTTGAAATGAGGAGACTGAGGTCATGGCAATGCATTTCAATAGGGTACTGGGTAGTGTGATAACATTAACTTATTTTCATATACTTCTAAGCAATAGAAACATTACATTTACTTAATACCGTCATGTTAACGTGATCGATGTCATTTGGATTGCTCCACAGTGAATAATATGGTATCAACTCTCTCGTCTGCTTCGCTTCCTGCTAGGCTTTCACAATCATTGATCAGAACAGAGACGGAATCATCAGCAAGGATGATCTTAGGGATGTGCTGGCCACTATGGGTCAACTGAATGTGAAGAATGAGGAGCTGGAAGCCATGATCAAGGAGGCCAGCGGCCCCATCAACTTCACCGTCTTCCTCACCATGTTCGGCGAGAAGCTGAAGGGTAGGTCAACCTCTAGGAGCAACTTATAGCTTTTTTCACATTACTCAGCTGAACCAAGCCGAGCTGTACTATCCTGGTAATGCATCCATCATACACGGAGTATACcagacattaagaacaccttcctaatattgagttgcacatgGACTCTACGAGGTGTTGAAAGctctccacagggatgctggcccatgttgactccaaggcttcccacagttgtgccaagttggctggatgtcctttacatttacattttacatttacattacatttaagtcatttagcagacgctcttatccagagcgacttacaaattggtgaattcaccttctgacatcagtggaacagccactttacaatagtgcatctaaatcatttaagggggggtgagaaggattgctttatcctatcctaggtattccttgaagaggtggggtttcaggtgtctccggaaggtggtgattgactccgctgtccttgcgtcgtgagggagtttgttccaccattggggggccagagcagcgaacagttttgactgggctgagcgggaactgtacttcctcagtggtagggaggcgagcaggccagaggtggatgaacgcagtgcccttgtttgggtgtagggcctgatcagagcctggaggtactgcggtgccgttcccctcacagctccgtaggcaagcaccatggtcttgtaccAATTTtagatggtggaccattcttgatacacacgggaaactgttgagcgtgaaaaacccagcagcgttgcagttcttgacacaaacaagtgcatctggcacctactaccataccctgttaacAAGTAACATAAATAAAGGGATCATactgtagctttcacctggactcccctggtcagtctgtcatggaaagagcaggtgttctaaaTGTTTTGTATAAGCTACATAACTTACATGACCTTTTCTTAATGAGAGTGAGCAGTCAGATATTTTAGTCCCTCTTTCTGTACTTTCTATACTTTCTGTATAGGGAATATAAACTCGTTGGATAGTTATTTGTCTATATacagaacaaaaaaataaactcaacatgcaacaatttcaaagattttactgagttgaaAGAGATtcattgggccctaatctatgtatttcatatgactgagaatacagatatgcatcttttggttacagataccttaaaaaaaaggtatgGAAGTTGATCaaaaaaacagtcagtatctggtgtgaccaccatttgcttcatgcagtGCAACACATTTCCtgtgcatagagttgatcaggctgttgattgtgtcctgtggaatgttgtcccactcctcttcaatggctgtgcgaagttgctggatattggcaggaactgaaacacgctgtcgtacatgtcaatcagagcatcccaaacatgctcaatgggtgacatgtctggtgattatggaggaactgggacattttcagcttccaggaattgtgtacagatccttgtgacatgggaccgtgcattatcatactgatggcggcagatgaatggcacagcaatgtgcctcaggatcttgtcacgtttctctgtacattcaaattgTCATTAATAAAATGAAATTGTGTTCCTTGCttttgcctgcccataccataaccccactgtcaCCATGGGGCACAATGTTGACATAAGCAAACAACtggcccacacaacgccatacacgctaTCTGCCATCTGTCCGGTACAggtgaaactgggattcatctgtgaagagcacacttctacAGCTTGCCAGTGGCCATagatttgcccactgaagtcagttactaCGCTGAtatgcagtcaggtcaagaccctggtgagaatgacaagcacgcagatgagcttccctgagacggtttctgaccgtATGAGACTGCTGGTCTCATACGAtccccgcaggtgaagaagctggatgtggagatccttggctggcgtggttacacgtgattagcagttgtgaggccggttggacgtactaccaaattctctaaaacaatgttggaggcggcttacaGTAAAGAAATTAATATTACattctctagcaacagctctggtggacatccctgcagtcagcatgccaattgcactttTCCTCAAAACCTTAGACCTCTGTGgcacaactgcacatttttgagtggccttttattttccccacaacaaggtgcacctgtgtaatgatattgctgtttaatcagcttcttaatatgccacacctgccaggtagatggattatcttggcaaaggagaaatgttcactaatagggatgtaaaaAAATTTGTTccccaaatttgagagaaataatatttttgtgcaaatggaacatttctgggatcttttatttcagctcatgaaacatgggaccaacactttatgttgcgtttatatttctgttcagtataagTTTCTATATAATGtacatatattttacataaagTTTTGTTTGTTAATAATGAATACTTATACTGATTTTCTTAGTCCATCACTCTTATCCCATCACTTTTCTTAGTCCATCACTCTTATCCCATCACTTTTCTTAGTCCATCACTCTTATCCCATCACTTTTCTTAGTCCATCACTTCTTAGTCCATAACTGTGAGTTTGAGGTAACAGAGTTTAACTGAGgatcctcttcttcccttcctcttaGGTGCTGATCCCGAGGATGTTATTGTGAGTGCTTTCAAGGTCCTGGACCCCGAGGCTACCGGCTTCATCAAGAAGGAATTGTAAGTTTTCACCCTGTACCCTTTCCTACCATTACTATCCTATAAATTCACTCACAACCTCTTTAGGTAGTCTTAATGTGTGCCCTGGTTAATAATTCTCTCTCTTGTCCTACCTCTTTCTTTTCCTCCAGCATTGAGGAGCTCCTGACCACCCAGTGCGACAGGTTCACCGCTGAGGAGGTGAGGGATCTGTCATTCCATCAGTCATTAAGTAATTTAGAGCGACATTTTCTTAGTGCACAATCCCTGTTCAAATAGCAAGAAATACCATAAACCTCATTAGAATCTGTGATTTtaatttgaaatgtttcttcagcAATATGCGTAAAAAGGGGCGATTTAATACGTTTCGTAAACTGAGCAATACATAAACAATCGCCTTTATAATGAACATTGTTGAAGAAATGTTTCAAAATTAAACCATACTGATTACAATGAGATTTACAGTATTTCTTGCTCTTTGCACAGTTATTTTGCTCGAGGAATATTTCACCCTTAGGGCAACATGGTGTTTGAGCTTTCATGCCATGGTTATTTACAGTAATAATGAATTACTTATTTCTGTGTGCTGTCTGACACTGGACTTTGTCCATTTCCCCGCAATGTTTCTGAGTTGTAagcctctccttctgtcttcctctccctcagATGTCCAACCTGTGGGCTGCCTTTCCCCCAGATGTGGCTGGCAACGTTGACTATAAACAGATCTGCTATGTCATCACACacggagaggagaaggaggatgagtAAAATCCGCTTTTTCaatccctctgcctctctccgtcATCCCCCTCACTACCCCCCTTCACCAACTCTGTGGTCCGCTTACAcgctcccctcctcttctttccatctccaccctgctcaCTATGAAAGACTCTCCTTTATCGAGAGACTTTGAGTTGAGAGGGTTGAAGGTTATGGAGGTGTGCTGTGTGAGAGTATCAACAGTGGGATTATTTGAAAATAAAATCTTGTACCATCAAAACTATTCCTCTCgatctccctccctgcctccgattccttctcttcttccccattcctcACTTATATCTCTCCCTGTCGAATCGAACAGTGCATGCATCATACCTACATCATGTATGCCTATAGAGTTCAGTATCTACTGACAAACTCTTTTACTCTTGGGTGCTGTGGTGTATGCTCTATTGTTTATCTGAAACAAGTAGCATATTGACCTGCAAGGTCTGTTTTGTCTCGACTTGATGTGAAGTAATAATGTACTGGAAAAAAGGAAAGCTTTAAAAGGGACGAGTACTGTACTAAAATAGCTTGCCTACTCCTCTCAATTTCTCTTTCTCATCAATAGAGACAAAAGGAAGGGCGTTTGAATAAGAGTAAAGCATGATTTAGCAGTAGGTGCATTGTAAGAGCGAGAAAGGGAGACCAAATAAATTCTCAACATTTTCTGTCAGAAATCTCTGTACCAAATAAAACAATGATTTATAAATAAAAACCAATGTCTTTCGTACCACCGTGTCTGTTGGTTTAAGTGAGCTTCGGTTAAAAGCCATAGCCCTCACTGGTCTCCCTTCTATTGCTTACTGCACAGCCCTTGGCAATGCTTccaagtatgggtagctgcaTCCCAATATGGCGACCGGAGTATGGGCGAGTGGGTGTATGGAAAGCGAATCGGCTAATTGGGCAGGTTTGTTGCCACTCGACCCTTCTGCATGGCTGTTTGGGCTGCACCACGAGTCGATAAACTGCCCAGTGGGCGCTTCCCACTGGAGCAGGtggcagcgcctcttcaacctcaggaggctgaagaaattcaccttgtcaccaaaagcactcacaaacttttacagatgcacaatcgagagcatcctgccgggctgtatcaccgcctggtatggcaactgctccgcccacaacagtaaggctctccagagggtagtgaggtctgcacaacgcatcaccgggggcaaactacctgccctccaggacacctacaccacccgatgtcacaggaaggccataaagaccattaaggacaacaaccacccgagccactgcctgttcaccccgctatcatccagaaggtgaggtcagtacaggtgcatcaaagcagggaccgagcaactgaaaaacagcttctatctcaaggccatcagactgttaaacagccaccactaacattgagtggctgctgccaacatactgactcaactccagccactttaataatggaaattgatgggagttgatgtaaaaatgtatcactagccactttaaacaatgccacttaatataatgtttacataccctacattactcatctcatatgtatatactgtactcgataccatctactgcatcttgcttatgccgttctgtaccatcacttattcatatatctttatgtacatattatttatccctttacacttgtgtgtataaggtagtagttgtggaattgttagattagattactcgttggttattactgtattgtcggaactagaagcacaagcatttcgctacacttgcattaacatctactaaccatgtgtatgtgacaaataaaatttgatttgataattgaATGTTAGTTCCTCTACCATAAGTTGCCTCCAACGTCATTATAGAGAATTTGGTTGGGTGGGGTTCCTGTCTGTAATTAATCCcatttgtggggaaaaacaaattatgattggctgggcctggctccccagtgtgtgggcctatgccctcccaggcccacccatggctgcgccactgcccagtcatgtgaaatacagaTAAGGTcctaataaatgtatttaaatagACTGTttaccttatatgaactgtaactcagtaacatatttgaaattgttgcgtttataattTTGCTCAGTATAGTTGCATTGACTGTGTGCCAGGCTGCCTACACCTTTGCCTTGTGATGATTGAAACTCGGGATGGAATCAGGAAAATAATACCTGTGCAACGCTGTACACCTTTTTTCCTTCATAAAGGGCCAACCCTGAGGTATGTAGTTGAAATTGTTCGCGACCTATTGAAGGTCCGAATATATGGCGAATATCGAAACTCAAACCAATTTTACCACGGTGAAAAActtttggaaccatttccctattTGACTGCTATTTTACGAGTATTATTACTAATTCTGTGGTATTTtagcacagatagaacaatgagacagatgtataaatgtgaagcatccgcttgCATTTCCACTCACTACataatatggtagtgagaggaagccgaAGTGGCAGAAGATGGATCGAAATGGATTTGGGCCGACATTCTGCGCATgttctcatcgatgaaacatttgatctcaaggCAGTTTAATATTCCCAAAACCaaaatctgttatgaacagaACTGGACTAAATTCTGTAGCTTTTGAAAATATCGCGTTGTTTTGAAGGTGCGCAAAGACGAATAGAGCACTTTAAAGTAGGCGTTCCCCAACGGAAAAATGCAGATGTCACGCCAATAGGAattcgtgcttggctctgcccactatgactcatttgCTCCTATTGGAAACGACCTGCTATCATCTCTTGGTTTAGTTAGAAAAAATAATCTTTGACTCGAGTCTTTTTTTCGTTATCAACCACCGGCATGCGCAGTGCGCATGTTTATTCACACTTCCTGGTCCGGAATTTGGAAAACTGCACAACAGGAGCGGGGTGAAAAGTTCAGCAGTGCACAGTGGACCCATAGGGCAGTGATCCGCAAAGACACTTCGGGTCCTACTCAACTACCGCAGGTGGAAAGATGTTCTGGTGATCTGGGTATGGAAAGCTGGGCCTTTTGTTGTCGGCTCTGGGTGACATGAAATGCCGCTGCGGTCGCTACCCCGTGCCAACTCTACGACCATGGCCTCGCCACTGCCCCCCTGCACAGCTGTCATCTACTCTGCCCTGGCAATCGTCGCTCTTCTCCTGCTCTCTGCGACTGCTGTGAATGCCTCCCAAGGCGACAAGGAGCCAGTTTACCAAGACTGTGTCACGCAATGTGTTCGGACCAACTGCACCGGAGCTCGGCTCAGAGGTTTTCAGTCTACACAGGCGCCTTACATGGCGCTGACAGGTGAGGGTTTTCTGCCGCTGCCACGTTCTGGAAGTTTAAAAACCAACTAGCTCGCGCTGGGGAACCAGTCGCCAGCCATCCAACGTTACTACTAGAGCAGCATCCACGGATATCGTAGCTAGCTAACCAATTTCGTTATCAGTGTGGAAATGCTGTCATTTAAATGCATGTTTGGCTGTTCTGCATTGGTTAGCTGTTCGTATACTCAGACAGTGTTCCATTTTGGTGATCACTGCACGAGGTACTGCGTGAAGTTTTGAAGCCGTTGAGCATTTGAATTGGTGCTGCTAATGAATTATTTGTGATGCAACAAGCCTTAGCCCATTTGGCTTCTGTCAAATCAATTAACTACAGACTGTCAATGAACATTATGGTGTTGTGTTCCATCAGATAAGTTGGCTTACTGCTGTAGATTGTCAGGAACGACCACCAAAGCCTCTTTTATTCTTTGCTAAGGAAGttcagagtaaaaaa contains:
- the mylpfb gene encoding myosin regulatory light chain 2, skeletal muscle; protein product: MAPKKAKKRQQQGEGGSSNVFSMFEQSQIQEYKEAFTIIDQNRDGIISKDDLRDVLATMGQLNVKNEELEAMIKEASGPINFTVFLTMFGEKLKGADPEDVIVSAFKVLDPEATGFIKKEFIEELLTTQCDRFTAEEMSNLWAAFPPDVAGNVDYKQICYVITHGEEKEDE